A stretch of Mya arenaria isolate MELC-2E11 chromosome 14, ASM2691426v1 DNA encodes these proteins:
- the LOC128217543 gene encoding proton myo-inositol cotransporter-like: protein MGVEKNGSKYEASVDTGEDERGSNFYVYYLTCFATIGGLLFGYDTGIISGSMLLIGDNWNLTTIWKELIVSATVGAAAIFALIAGYLTDWIGRKKVVMFASVIFTGGAVIMGASVNKEMLLVGRLVVGAGIGFASMSIPVYVAEAAPPEIRGRLVTINQLFITIGIVISSIVAGLFSVNKENGWRWMLGLESRCTERRTIVQYFNQKPLETCGMTGWLDS, encoded by the exons ATGGGAGTTGAGAAAAACGGGAGTAAATACGAGGCGTCCGTGGACACCGGCGAAGACGAGAGAGGCTCGAATTTCTATGTGTACTACCTGACGTGTTTCGCCACGATCGGCGGTCTGCTGTTCGGATATGACACGGGCATCATCTCAGGGTCCATGCTTCTCATTGGCGATAACTGGAACTTGACCACGATATGGAAAGAGTTGATTGTCAGCGCCACTGTGGGAGCCGCCGCCATCTTCGCGCTCATCGCCGGCTACCTCACGGACTGGATCGGTCGGAAGAAGGTAGTCATGTTCGCTAGCGTCATCTTCACCGGCGGGGCCGTCATCATGGGCGCTTCCGTTAACAAGGAGATGCTCCTCGTCGGCCGTCTTGTTGTCGGTGCTGGTATAG GTTTTGCATCCATGTCAATCCCTGTATACGTGGCAGAGGCGGCTCCCCCGGAGATCCGTGGGCGGCTCGTCACCATTAACCAGCTGTTCATCACCATCGGTATCGTCATTTCCAGCATCGTCGCTGGTCTCTTCTCTGTCAACAAGGAGAACGGCTGGAG ATGGATGTTGGGTCTT GAGTCACGATGCACAGAGAGACGCACTATTGTGCAGTACTTCAATCAGAAACCTTTGGAAACGTGTGGTATGACGGGCTGGTTGGACAGCTAG